One genomic segment of Candidatus Polarisedimenticolia bacterium includes these proteins:
- a CDS encoding SDR family NAD(P)-dependent oxidoreductase, producing the protein MREFRILCLTPPGPADPAVAAAASRAGALGVLDLELCFDEPGARLALGRLERLARAACGVKLDGTRIPFLDAMARALPDRVRTVILTPGDPALLGPRIGAWRAAGIEVLLEAVSTEEAALGADLGVDGLIAKGHEAAGRVGDETTFILLQRLLTRGSLPVFAQGGIGLHTAAAACAGGAAGIALDAQLLLTRESPLGRAAREAIARMDGSETTLFGSALGETWRLYDRSGHAPSDDLRGVERVLQDGGPASAGRLADWRRGIAERAGWDDPKRRVMVLGQDAAFAAPLAKSFRTVGGVVEGMRRAIESHVKAAVALKPLELGSPLARSHGTRYPIVQGPMTRVSDTAPFALEVAKGGGLPFLALALMRKAEVRALLEETRRVLGDRPWGVGILGFVPIELRQEQLDAIDEFHPPFALIAGGRPDQARRLERDGIATYLHVPSPGLLKLFLEGGSRRFVFEGRECGGHVGPRSSFVLWNSMVDTLLESLPADQLAECHVLFAAGIHDALSASMVAALAAPLAERGARVGVLLGTAYLFTEEAVASGAIVPGFQESAVRCRRTVLLETGPGHSTRCVDSPFAAAFESERRRLTAEGRPAEEIRNALEALNLGRLRIASKGVDRHPGFGRDPGAPKLQPLTPEEQQVQGMFMIGQVAALRDATCTIEALHRDVSVASTARLAERAAPSVVTAGAATREKPSDVAIVGMACLLPKAPGLSAYWENILDKVDAITEVPEDRWDWTRYFDPDPKVRDRVYSKWGGFVDDVPFDPMRYGMPPNSLSSIEPVQLLTLEVARAALEDAGYLDRAFPRERTSVILGAGGGISELGNLYAFRSQLPSFFDAPMPELMARLPEWTEDSFPGILLNVAAGRVANRFDLGGANFTVDAACASSLAALYLAVKDLETGSSDMALAGGIDTAQNPFMFLCFSKTRAHSPRGRCRTFDETADGIVISEGLAILVLKRLADAERDGDRIYAVIKSIAASSDGRDKGLTAPRPEGQARALDRAYAKAGFSPATVGLIEAHGTGTVAGDQAEATTLKRVFEAAGASRQSCAIGSVKSMIGHTKCTAGVAGMAKVALALYHKVLPPTLNVERPNATARFEESPFYVNSELRPWLSPAAGHARRAGVSAFGFGGTNFHAVLEEHADEIAPDRPALRERSAAEIFLWRGPSRREIEDGVGRVQAALGRGARPQMSDLSWTLWRRAAERSDPTLTLAVIASSAEELDRKLQAALERLRAGATSIFDPSGTYFTEAPFGRGGRIAFLFPGQGSQYPDMLRDLAVRFPEVRLEFERAEAALAGRLPLPLGRYVFPPPAFTPDEERARREALTRTDVAQPALGAAGLAALRLLHLFGVRADMVAGHSYGEYAALCAAGVFDEETLARLSEARGRSILETAKDDLGTMAAIAETPARIAEALRPIKDVWIANLNAPRQTVISGTREGVRQAIDRLKEDGIEARPLPVACAFHSPVIAPARDRLAAVLSEVTFTAPRMEVFSNSTATPYPRDPKAVAALLAEHLVEPVRFADEVEAMHQAGARLFVEVGPKNVLTGLTQQILSERPHLAVASDVPGRPGPVQILHLLGQLAAHAVSIDLEGLFRGRTVRDLDLKDLESDAAALPLSPATWMVNGASARPLGQPPRRLTPVSLPQPPAPEPAAPETPFADAPAATPAAATEAATGEDATAQVVLQFQQLMSRFLDTQKDVMQAFLEGKGAAAIGAPAESLPAPSASSRPAAEAATLPVAAVVTASLPPEDLKRRLLTIVGDRTGYPPEMLDLDLNIEADLGIDSIKRVEILGAFQRACPADLQHRLQDSMESLSRIRTLRGILDLAAAAGTAAAPAAPPAGPANTASLSAEEMKRRLLAIVGDRTGYPPEMLDLDLNIEADLGIDSIKRVEILGAFQRACPADLQHALQDSMESLSRIRTLRGILDLAAAAGTAPVAPLPIASAPASVPAASAPAADSVAPARPAGSAGRREAQDVPRFLLRPVELPAAGGPPYAPGDRTVLITDDGLGTARSLAAMIQERGGRALITDPADESGIAEALAEARAQHGPIGTVVHLRPLAAGAAGADTDPAAWKPAIDREIRGLFELARAASADLRDAGDAGRLLVATAMGGACGLDRKPADPFFPGQGGLTGLIKTIAREWPETRCKTVDFDAPSTPHERAALLLQELAARDDEVEVGYRGSRRIAVRPLPAALAGDAAREPGPDSSWVVLITGGARGITAEIAEELAARYRPTLVLTGRTPLPETAEPAATSGAASSSDLKAALIDEARRSGTAQTPAAIETDLKRILRDREIRARLESMRRAGATVRYEPVDARDDQAFGRLIDDLYRDYGRIDAVIHGAGVIEDKRIEDKTPASFDRVFGTKVDGALTLARRLRPEDLKLFVLFASVAGRFGNAGQCDYAAANETLNALALHLDRLWPGRVLSINWGPWRSGMASAEVQERFAARGVQLVSPAGGRPAFIQEIERGAKGEVAVVLGDGPWRAYAGASAPVTARAARMALPLLDGLEARASDGGGIEVRRLLDPATDLFLLDHQMDGRPVLPAAVAMELFAEIVRHGWPEWEVQAIQEFRVLQGVVLKDGPRAIVIRARAATQPGQERLELSVDAVIADPESGRPFYQATVLLGDRLPPPASGAPAPLRDPRPYPTSVESAYESLLFHGPLFQGIRTIEGLGEEGISGTVLPSTPARCVRGAGTGDWLIDPVVVDSAFQLGILYARSHYDMTPLPARFRSFRRYAPFNGSPIRCEFRSQARAGGHVLDIQIAFLDGSGRLLGALEDMELSCSRELNRLAGPRGRA; encoded by the coding sequence ATGCGCGAGTTCCGCATTCTCTGCCTGACACCTCCGGGGCCGGCCGACCCCGCGGTCGCCGCCGCGGCGTCCCGCGCCGGCGCCCTGGGCGTTCTCGATCTCGAGCTGTGCTTCGACGAGCCGGGTGCCCGCCTCGCCCTCGGCCGGCTGGAGCGCCTGGCCCGCGCGGCCTGCGGCGTGAAGCTCGACGGGACGCGCATCCCCTTTCTCGATGCCATGGCGCGCGCCCTCCCCGACCGGGTGCGCACCGTCATCCTGACCCCCGGCGACCCGGCGCTCCTGGGCCCGCGCATCGGCGCCTGGCGCGCCGCCGGCATCGAGGTCCTCCTGGAGGCGGTGTCCACGGAGGAGGCCGCTCTGGGCGCCGATCTCGGCGTGGACGGCCTCATCGCCAAGGGACACGAGGCGGCCGGCCGCGTGGGCGACGAGACGACCTTCATCCTGCTGCAGCGGCTCCTGACGCGCGGCTCCCTGCCGGTCTTCGCGCAGGGCGGCATCGGGCTGCACACCGCCGCGGCCGCCTGCGCGGGCGGCGCCGCGGGCATCGCGCTCGACGCGCAGCTTCTCCTGACGCGCGAATCGCCCCTGGGGCGCGCCGCGCGCGAGGCGATCGCCCGCATGGACGGCAGCGAGACGACCCTCTTCGGCTCGGCCCTCGGAGAGACCTGGCGCCTGTACGACCGATCCGGCCACGCCCCGTCGGACGACCTGCGCGGGGTCGAGCGCGTCCTTCAGGATGGCGGGCCGGCAAGCGCCGGGCGACTGGCGGACTGGCGGCGGGGGATCGCGGAGCGCGCCGGATGGGACGACCCGAAGCGCCGCGTGATGGTCCTCGGCCAGGACGCGGCGTTCGCCGCGCCTCTCGCGAAGAGCTTCCGGACGGTCGGCGGGGTCGTCGAAGGGATGCGCCGGGCGATCGAGTCGCATGTCAAGGCGGCGGTGGCGCTCAAACCCCTCGAGCTGGGTTCCCCCCTGGCCCGCTCGCACGGGACCCGCTATCCGATCGTGCAGGGACCGATGACGCGCGTGAGCGACACGGCGCCGTTCGCCCTCGAGGTCGCGAAGGGAGGCGGCCTGCCGTTCCTGGCGCTGGCCCTGATGCGGAAGGCCGAGGTGCGCGCGCTGCTCGAGGAGACCCGCCGCGTGCTGGGGGACAGGCCCTGGGGCGTGGGCATCCTCGGCTTCGTGCCGATCGAGCTCCGCCAGGAACAGCTCGACGCGATCGACGAGTTCCATCCTCCCTTCGCGCTGATCGCCGGCGGGCGCCCCGACCAGGCGAGGCGGCTCGAGCGCGACGGCATCGCGACCTACCTGCACGTCCCCTCGCCGGGCCTTCTGAAGCTCTTCCTGGAAGGGGGCTCGCGCCGCTTCGTGTTCGAGGGGCGCGAGTGCGGCGGCCACGTCGGCCCGCGCTCGTCCTTCGTGCTCTGGAACTCGATGGTCGACACGCTTCTCGAGTCGCTCCCCGCCGACCAGCTGGCGGAGTGCCACGTGCTGTTCGCGGCCGGGATCCACGACGCCCTGTCGGCCTCCATGGTGGCGGCCCTGGCGGCCCCCCTGGCCGAGCGCGGCGCGCGCGTCGGCGTGCTCCTCGGCACGGCCTACCTGTTCACCGAGGAGGCGGTCGCGTCGGGCGCCATCGTCCCCGGATTCCAGGAGTCGGCCGTGCGCTGCCGGCGCACCGTCCTCCTGGAGACCGGACCCGGGCACTCGACGCGCTGCGTCGATTCGCCGTTCGCCGCCGCCTTCGAGAGCGAGCGCCGCCGGTTGACGGCCGAGGGCCGCCCGGCCGAGGAGATCCGCAACGCCCTCGAGGCGCTCAATCTGGGACGACTGCGCATCGCCTCCAAGGGGGTCGATCGCCACCCCGGCTTCGGCCGCGACCCGGGCGCCCCGAAGCTCCAGCCGCTGACTCCCGAGGAGCAGCAGGTCCAGGGGATGTTCATGATCGGCCAGGTGGCCGCCCTGCGCGACGCCACCTGCACCATCGAGGCGCTGCACCGGGACGTGTCGGTCGCCTCCACCGCGCGCCTGGCGGAACGTGCCGCTCCGTCCGTCGTCACGGCCGGGGCCGCCACCCGCGAGAAGCCGTCGGACGTTGCCATCGTCGGCATGGCCTGCCTCCTGCCCAAGGCGCCGGGACTGTCCGCGTACTGGGAGAACATCCTCGACAAGGTGGACGCGATCACCGAGGTCCCGGAGGACCGCTGGGACTGGACGCGCTACTTCGACCCCGATCCGAAGGTGCGCGACCGGGTCTACTCGAAGTGGGGCGGCTTCGTGGACGACGTGCCGTTCGACCCGATGCGCTACGGCATGCCGCCCAATTCCCTGTCCTCGATCGAGCCGGTCCAGCTCCTGACGCTCGAGGTGGCGCGCGCCGCCCTCGAGGACGCCGGCTATCTCGACCGCGCCTTCCCGCGGGAGCGCACCTCGGTCATCCTGGGGGCCGGCGGCGGCATCAGCGAATTGGGGAACCTGTACGCCTTCCGGTCGCAGCTCCCGAGCTTCTTCGACGCCCCCATGCCCGAGCTCATGGCGCGCCTCCCGGAGTGGACCGAGGACTCCTTCCCCGGCATCCTGCTCAACGTTGCCGCGGGGCGCGTGGCGAACCGCTTCGATCTCGGCGGCGCCAATTTCACCGTGGACGCCGCCTGCGCCTCGTCGCTCGCGGCCCTCTACCTGGCGGTCAAGGACCTGGAGACCGGCAGCAGCGACATGGCCCTGGCCGGCGGCATCGACACGGCGCAGAACCCGTTCATGTTCCTGTGCTTCAGCAAGACGCGCGCCCACTCGCCGCGCGGCCGCTGCCGCACGTTCGACGAGACCGCCGACGGCATCGTCATCAGCGAAGGGCTCGCGATCCTGGTGCTGAAGCGCCTGGCCGACGCCGAGCGCGACGGCGACCGGATCTACGCCGTGATCAAGTCGATCGCCGCCTCGAGCGACGGGCGCGACAAGGGCCTCACGGCGCCGCGGCCCGAGGGGCAGGCGCGGGCCCTCGATCGCGCCTACGCCAAGGCCGGGTTCTCCCCCGCCACCGTCGGGCTGATCGAAGCGCACGGCACCGGCACGGTCGCCGGCGACCAGGCCGAGGCGACGACCCTGAAGCGCGTCTTCGAGGCGGCGGGAGCCTCCCGCCAGTCGTGCGCCATCGGGTCGGTCAAGTCGATGATCGGCCACACCAAGTGCACCGCCGGCGTGGCCGGCATGGCGAAGGTCGCGCTGGCGCTGTACCACAAGGTCCTGCCGCCTACATTGAATGTGGAGAGGCCGAACGCCACGGCACGCTTCGAGGAGAGTCCGTTCTACGTCAACTCCGAGCTGCGCCCGTGGCTGTCGCCGGCGGCGGGGCACGCCCGCCGTGCCGGCGTGTCGGCGTTCGGATTCGGGGGCACGAACTTCCATGCCGTCCTCGAGGAGCACGCCGACGAGATCGCTCCCGACAGGCCCGCGCTCCGGGAGCGCTCCGCGGCCGAGATCTTCCTGTGGCGCGGCCCGTCGCGGAGGGAGATCGAGGACGGGGTCGGGAGGGTCCAGGCCGCCCTGGGGCGCGGCGCCCGCCCGCAGATGTCCGACCTGTCCTGGACGCTCTGGCGGCGCGCCGCCGAGAGATCGGACCCCACGCTCACGCTCGCCGTCATCGCCTCGTCGGCCGAGGAGCTGGATCGGAAGCTCCAGGCCGCGCTCGAGCGCCTGCGCGCCGGCGCGACGTCGATCTTCGATCCGTCGGGGACGTATTTCACCGAGGCGCCGTTCGGCAGGGGCGGGCGGATCGCCTTCCTGTTCCCCGGTCAGGGCTCGCAGTATCCGGACATGCTGCGCGACCTCGCGGTCCGCTTCCCCGAGGTGCGCCTCGAGTTCGAGCGGGCCGAGGCCGCGCTCGCCGGCCGGCTCCCGCTGCCGCTCGGTCGCTACGTGTTTCCGCCCCCGGCGTTCACGCCGGACGAGGAGCGCGCCCGCCGGGAGGCGCTGACGCGGACCGACGTCGCCCAGCCGGCCCTGGGGGCGGCGGGCCTGGCGGCGCTGCGCCTGCTCCACCTGTTCGGCGTGCGCGCCGACATGGTCGCCGGACACAGCTACGGCGAGTACGCCGCCCTGTGCGCCGCCGGCGTGTTCGACGAGGAGACCCTGGCGCGGCTGTCGGAGGCCCGCGGGCGCTCGATCCTCGAGACGGCGAAGGACGACCTCGGCACCATGGCGGCCATCGCCGAGACTCCCGCCCGGATCGCCGAGGCCCTGCGGCCGATCAAGGACGTCTGGATCGCCAACCTGAACGCCCCGCGCCAGACGGTGATTTCCGGGACGCGCGAGGGGGTGCGTCAGGCGATCGATCGCCTCAAGGAGGACGGCATCGAGGCCCGCCCCCTGCCGGTGGCCTGCGCCTTCCACTCACCGGTCATCGCGCCCGCCCGGGACCGGCTCGCCGCCGTCCTCTCCGAGGTGACCTTCACCGCGCCGCGGATGGAGGTCTTCTCCAATTCGACCGCAACCCCCTACCCGCGCGATCCGAAGGCGGTCGCCGCGCTCCTGGCCGAGCACCTGGTCGAGCCGGTGCGCTTCGCCGACGAGGTCGAGGCGATGCACCAGGCCGGCGCGCGGCTGTTCGTCGAGGTCGGGCCGAAGAACGTCCTGACCGGCCTGACGCAGCAGATCCTGAGCGAGCGCCCGCACCTGGCGGTCGCGTCCGACGTCCCGGGACGTCCCGGGCCGGTGCAGATCCTGCACCTCCTCGGGCAGCTGGCGGCGCACGCCGTGTCGATCGACCTGGAGGGTTTGTTCCGCGGCCGGACGGTGCGCGACCTGGACCTGAAAGACCTCGAATCGGACGCCGCCGCCCTGCCGCTCTCTCCGGCCACCTGGATGGTCAACGGCGCCTCGGCGCGCCCCCTGGGCCAGCCGCCTCGTCGCCTGACGCCTGTCTCCCTGCCGCAGCCGCCCGCTCCGGAGCCGGCTGCCCCGGAGACCCCCTTCGCGGACGCTCCGGCCGCAACCCCCGCCGCCGCGACCGAAGCCGCAACCGGCGAGGACGCCACGGCGCAGGTGGTGCTGCAGTTCCAGCAGCTCATGAGCCGCTTCCTCGACACCCAGAAGGACGTGATGCAGGCCTTTCTCGAAGGGAAGGGAGCCGCCGCGATCGGCGCGCCGGCCGAATCGCTCCCGGCCCCGTCCGCCTCGAGCAGACCGGCCGCCGAGGCTGCGACCCTGCCGGTCGCCGCCGTCGTCACGGCGTCCCTGCCGCCTGAAGATTTGAAGCGGCGCCTCCTGACCATCGTCGGCGATCGCACCGGCTACCCGCCCGAGATGCTCGATCTCGACCTCAACATCGAGGCCGATCTCGGCATCGATTCGATCAAGCGGGTCGAGATCCTCGGCGCCTTCCAGCGCGCCTGCCCCGCCGACCTGCAGCACAGGCTGCAGGATTCGATGGAGAGCCTGTCGCGCATCCGGACGCTGCGCGGCATCCTCGACCTCGCGGCCGCCGCGGGGACCGCCGCTGCCCCTGCCGCGCCGCCGGCGGGCCCCGCGAACACGGCCTCGTTGTCGGCGGAGGAGATGAAGCGGCGCCTCCTGGCCATCGTCGGGGATCGCACCGGCTATCCGCCCGAGATGCTCGATCTCGACCTCAACATCGAGGCCGATCTGGGCATCGACTCGATCAAGCGGGTCGAGATCCTCGGCGCCTTCCAGCGCGCCTGCCCTGCCGATCTGCAGCACGCGCTCCAGGATTCGATGGAGAGCCTGTCGCGCATCCGGACGCTCCGCGGCATCCTCGACCTGGCGGCCGCCGCAGGGACCGCCCCGGTCGCGCCGCTGCCGATTGCGTCCGCGCCGGCCTCCGTGCCGGCAGCTTCTGCACCGGCCGCTGACTCCGTGGCCCCGGCCCGCCCGGCGGGGAGCGCCGGGCGGAGGGAGGCACAGGACGTTCCGCGCTTCCTGCTCCGCCCGGTCGAGCTGCCCGCGGCCGGCGGGCCGCCGTATGCGCCGGGGGACCGCACGGTCCTGATCACCGACGACGGGCTCGGGACGGCCCGGTCCCTGGCGGCGATGATCCAGGAGCGCGGCGGACGGGCCCTCATCACGGACCCCGCCGATGAATCGGGAATCGCCGAAGCGCTCGCCGAAGCGCGGGCGCAGCACGGCCCGATCGGGACGGTGGTGCACCTCCGGCCGCTCGCGGCCGGGGCGGCCGGAGCCGACACCGATCCGGCGGCCTGGAAGCCGGCGATCGATCGCGAGATCCGCGGCCTGTTCGAGCTGGCGCGGGCGGCGAGCGCCGACCTCCGGGACGCCGGCGACGCCGGGCGGCTCCTGGTCGCCACCGCGATGGGCGGCGCCTGCGGTCTCGATCGGAAGCCGGCGGACCCCTTCTTCCCCGGGCAGGGAGGCCTCACCGGGCTGATCAAGACGATCGCCCGCGAATGGCCGGAGACGCGCTGCAAGACGGTCGACTTCGACGCCCCCTCGACGCCTCACGAGCGTGCGGCCCTCCTGCTCCAGGAGCTGGCCGCCCGGGACGACGAGGTGGAGGTCGGGTACAGGGGGTCCCGCCGGATCGCGGTCCGCCCGCTGCCCGCCGCTCTCGCCGGCGATGCCGCCCGGGAGCCCGGGCCCGATTCGTCCTGGGTGGTCCTGATCACCGGAGGAGCGCGCGGCATCACCGCCGAGATCGCGGAGGAGCTCGCCGCGCGCTACCGGCCGACGCTGGTCCTGACCGGACGGACTCCTCTTCCCGAGACCGCCGAGCCTGCCGCAACCTCGGGCGCCGCCTCGTCTTCCGACCTCAAGGCCGCCCTGATCGACGAGGCGCGCCGCTCCGGCACGGCGCAGACGCCGGCGGCGATCGAGACGGACCTCAAGCGCATCCTCCGGGACCGGGAGATCCGCGCCCGTCTCGAGTCGATGCGACGGGCCGGGGCCACGGTGCGCTACGAGCCGGTCGACGCGCGTGACGACCAGGCGTTCGGGCGGCTCATCGACGACCTGTACCGGGACTACGGCCGGATCGACGCCGTCATCCACGGCGCCGGCGTCATCGAGGACAAGCGGATCGAGGACAAGACCCCCGCGTCGTTCGATCGGGTGTTCGGCACCAAGGTGGACGGGGCGCTCACGCTGGCCCGCCGACTGCGGCCCGAAGATCTCAAGCTCTTCGTCCTGTTCGCCTCGGTCGCGGGACGCTTCGGCAACGCCGGGCAGTGCGATTACGCGGCCGCGAACGAAACGCTCAACGCCCTGGCGCTCCATCTCGACCGTCTCTGGCCCGGGCGGGTGCTGTCGATCAACTGGGGCCCCTGGCGGTCCGGCATGGCCTCCGCCGAGGTCCAGGAGCGCTTCGCCGCCCGGGGTGTGCAGCTGGTCTCCCCCGCCGGCGGCCGCCCCGCGTTCATCCAGGAGATCGAGCGGGGGGCCAAGGGGGAGGTTGCCGTGGTCCTGGGGGACGGGCCGTGGCGCGCGTACGCGGGGGCGTCCGCTCCCGTGACCGCCCGGGCGGCACGCATGGCGCTGCCGCTGCTCGACGGCCTGGAGGCCCGGGCCTCGGACGGCGGCGGAATCGAGGTCCGGCGCCTTCTCGATCCCGCGACCGACCTGTTCCTGCTCGACCACCAGATGGACGGCAGGCCGGTCCTCCCGGCGGCCGTGGCGATGGAGCTGTTCGCCGAGATCGTCCGCCATGGCTGGCCCGAATGGGAGGTCCAGGCCATCCAGGAGTTCCGCGTCCTCCAGGGCGTCGTCCTGAAGGACGGGCCGCGGGCGATCGTCATCCGGGCGCGCGCCGCCACGCAGCCCGGCCAGGAGAGGCTCGAGCTGTCGGTGGACGCCGTCATCGCCGATCCCGAGTCGGGGCGGCCCTTCTACCAGGCCACCGTCCTCCTGGGGGACCGGCTGCCGCCGCCCGCCTCCGGGGCCCCCGCGCCCCTGCGCGACCCGCGTCCCTACCCGACGAGCGTGGAATCGGCGTACGAGAGCCTTCTGTTCCACGGCCCCCTGTTCCAGGGAATCCGCACCATCGAGGGCCTGGGAGAGGAGGGGATCTCGGGCACGGTCCTCCCCTCGACGCCCGCCCGCTGCGTGCGCGGCGCCGGCACGGGGGACTGGCTGATCGATCCGGTGGTGGTGGACAGCGCCTTCCAGCTCGGCATCCTGTACGCGCGCTCGCACTACGACATGACGCCGCTGCCGGCGCGCTTCCGGAGCTTCCGTCGCTACGCCCCGTTCAACGGCTCCCCGATCCGCTGCGAGTTCCGCTCGCAGGCGCGCGCCGGCGGCCACGTGCTCGACATCCAGATCGCCTTTCTGGACGGGAGCGGGCGCCTGCTCGGGGCGCTCGAGGACATGGAGCTTTCCTGCAGCCGCGAGCTGAACCGCCTCGCCGGACCGCGGGGGCGCGCCTGA
- a CDS encoding efflux RND transporter periplasmic adaptor subunit, which translates to MPQTATGPRPAPSVPPAPADAKGRAARDPRGAAAQKKRSWWRTVLAWTIRLGIVAVILWALFLPYPYQTGGPFRFLPAKRVEVRSEVEGLVDTILVKEGQWVEKNQSLATLSGRTHQKNLKAAQAKLDEAKADLQLLKAGARREEIERARADVRTAETSLAWSGPRADRFAQLFEQKLVSEQEYENALRQRDVDKAMLEEAKANLKVVTSGARPEQVKAVQAEIRSLQALVDNYRTDVQRTTLKSPIAGWVVTPRIEEMAGTYLKPGQRDLVVQIEDSRTIRAEVEVPEEDAGAVSVGAGVKVVPWAFHEVTFHGKVVSIAPVAASNAAESSTATVVGAGQGGTQVSLSGSPERAVRVITEIPNPDGVLKTDMTGYAKIATGRRPVWDVLFRPIIRWFKVEVWYWIP; encoded by the coding sequence ATGCCCCAGACAGCCACAGGACCCCGTCCGGCGCCGTCGGTCCCGCCCGCGCCGGCCGACGCGAAGGGGCGGGCGGCACGCGATCCCCGGGGAGCGGCCGCGCAGAAGAAGCGCTCGTGGTGGAGGACGGTGCTCGCCTGGACCATCCGCCTGGGGATCGTCGCCGTCATCCTGTGGGCCCTGTTCCTCCCCTACCCGTACCAGACCGGCGGCCCGTTCCGCTTCCTGCCGGCGAAGCGCGTCGAGGTGCGCTCCGAAGTCGAAGGCCTGGTGGACACGATCCTGGTGAAGGAAGGCCAGTGGGTCGAGAAGAACCAGAGCCTCGCCACGCTCTCGGGCCGCACCCATCAAAAGAACCTGAAGGCGGCCCAGGCCAAGCTCGACGAGGCCAAGGCGGACCTGCAGCTCCTGAAGGCCGGGGCCCGGCGGGAGGAGATCGAGCGGGCGCGGGCCGACGTGCGCACCGCCGAGACGAGCCTCGCCTGGAGCGGGCCGCGCGCCGATCGCTTCGCCCAGCTGTTCGAGCAGAAGCTGGTGTCCGAGCAGGAGTACGAGAACGCCCTGAGGCAGCGCGACGTCGACAAGGCGATGCTCGAGGAGGCGAAGGCGAACCTGAAGGTCGTCACGAGCGGCGCGCGCCCCGAGCAGGTCAAGGCGGTCCAGGCGGAGATCCGCAGCCTGCAGGCGCTGGTGGACAACTACCGGACCGACGTGCAGCGCACGACGCTGAAGAGCCCGATCGCGGGCTGGGTGGTCACCCCGCGCATCGAGGAGATGGCCGGGACCTACCTGAAGCCGGGGCAGCGCGACCTGGTCGTGCAGATCGAAGACTCCCGGACCATCCGCGCCGAGGTGGAGGTGCCCGAAGAGGACGCGGGGGCCGTGAGCGTGGGGGCCGGGGTGAAGGTCGTCCCGTGGGCCTTCCACGAAGTCACCTTCCACGGCAAGGTCGTCAGCATCGCGCCGGTCGCGGCGAGCAACGCCGCCGAATCGAGCACGGCGACCGTCGTCGGAGCGGGGCAGGGGGGGACGCAGGTCTCGCTGTCCGGCTCTCCGGAGCGGGCCGTGCGCGTGATCACCGAGATCCCGAACCCGGACGGCGTCCTCAAGACCGACATGACGGGGTACGCCAAGATCGCCACGGGCAGGCGTCCGGTCTGGGACGTCCTGTTCCGTCCCATCATCCGCTGGTTCAAGGTGGAAGTCTGGTACTGGATTCCCTGA